GCAAGGTATCGCCCGCGTCAAATGGACCGCCTACAACCAGCATGGCGAGCCGGTCTACACCTTCAATCCGATCGCGATCGTGCCGAGCCGCCCGAAGTGAGGCGCGCCGGGTGAGGCGGGCAGTGGCGGCGACCGGTGCCGGGCCGCGCCGCATGGCCTTAGCTGCAGGTCGTCACCTGATTGGAGCACAGGCTGCGCCACCAGCCGCGTACGCCGTCGTGGCTTTCCACCAGGGCCCAGTCGCCACTGCAGGCGAAGATCCGCTTCGGGCCGTCATCGGTGTCGAGCGCGCCGCCGAGCTTGCGTTGCGCCGGCATCCATCTCGCATCGGTGTAGGGCGCCTGAAACAGCCCGCCCATGCGGGTGCCGCCGTTGGCGTAGTTCGCGCCGACCTTGTTGGCCGCGACCCATCCGCGCCCCGGATACGGCTTCGGCGCATTGCGGGGGTATCTGCGCTCGTCTTCATAGGCCTTGCCGGGCGGCGTCGCGCCCTCGATCAGGAACCAACCGTCCTTGAAGCCGATGATGCGAAACTCGGTGAGCCAGCCGCCTTCGGGCGTGTTCTCGCTGCCACCCATCTTGAGCCGGTACGGCGGCGGCAGCGTGCCAAGCACGCGGGCTTTCACTGACGGTTCTGCCCGCACGTTGAGGCCCGCGGGATCCCCGTCGTCCGACCATGCGCCGAGATCGCACGGCTCGGTGCCGGCGGGAAGCGCGGCGCGTTTCTCGGCGAGCCTGGCCTTTATCTCGGCGAAATCGCCGTCGTCGCTTTCCGCGGTCGCGGTGGTGCGTTCATCGCGCGGCTGCAACTCGGCCGACAATGCGCGGGTGCCGTCCTTGCTCAGTGTCACGACGAGCGATTGG
This Bradyrhizobium sp. CCBAU 53421 DNA region includes the following protein-coding sequences:
- a CDS encoding SH3 domain-containing protein, translating into MRIPTSVAVLALIATTASAQQPNAAEPAWRASAVTLVPAGFVAGEATAAAGGTTGSLAVYAATANDPKTPASVLAPRQSLVVTLSKDGTRALSAELQPRDERTTATAESDDGDFAEIKARLAEKRAALPAGTEPCDLGAWSDDGDPAGLNVRAEPSVKARVLGTLPPPYRLKMGGSENTPEGGWLTEFRIIGFKDGWFLIEGATPPGKAYEDERRYPRNAPKPYPGRGWVAANKVGANYANGGTRMGGLFQAPYTDARWMPAQRKLGGALDTDDGPKRIFACSGDWALVESHDGVRGWWRSLCSNQVTTCS